A stretch of the Bdellovibrio sp. 22V genome encodes the following:
- a CDS encoding type I restriction endonuclease, translating into MEHENILTESDVEQKFLYRILVTPKPLGLGLSATDIRTKADIRKIVIGKGQNQKLYYPDYVIVIDGLPVLIVEAKAPKENLEEALREARLYASEINALFPNKVNPCARIIASNGNQTIACKWDSNEIDVEFGYSDVDATNPEFAKFVEYCEKSILIREVTSLKKERRKETKFLKPIHLLGGRTVQNESVGENSFGVNISLEYKYLFNPENLEERALIAKNAYIASKKKLSQVAHMDKIIRSSVKPVKDNESVIIQDTAKPLEFIDLLKDKKRIKNNVCLLVGSVGSGKTTFTDYLREVALPEDVRKETFWVHLNLNNAPTSRDVIYEWVIDEILSVIKMQNTSFDFDEAEFVKKIFAPQILAFVKGPASLLKDSNPNKYDEMFVEHLVSLQRDKRSFLKAVIKYFYVDKNKILMVVFDNSDKRDRDTQLLLFEVANWLKESFVCTILLPLRDSTFDNFRKTPPLDTVIKDMVFRIEPPLLDKVIYERFRFAMREMEKDSSEFYYSLSNGMRVSCNRTEIKKYLQCILTSLFQNQFFKRLITGIAGRDIRKGLEIFLDFCKSGHISEDDILKIRQSNGDFTLPNHIISRIFFRGTRRYYNDENSMVKNIFHSYATDEIPDPYIRHEILIWLKDKYSTHGPNNIKGFHPVKSLVRDMLSRGHSEKRILDEVGSLTKAACILSESTLDSIDENDLVSIAPSGFVHLELSRSNIDYLSSIAEDSLFRELEKAQNIADNMTGKKHQHMSKFASIDNAENLIKYLQEYREYFLSNPEAFLQSEDQQKIFLLDEIHQFVQMVKMKDSSYNELEKLIESYPPGYQCSARISHIVNYGIFVEFGLHGVGFIHQSQTPNPDSFLASDYEIGDEVAVEVLSFRRDHKRFLLKISDA; encoded by the coding sequence ATGGAGCATGAAAATATCCTTACTGAAAGTGATGTTGAACAGAAGTTTCTATATAGAATTTTGGTAACTCCAAAGCCACTAGGGTTGGGCTTGAGCGCAACAGATATACGAACAAAGGCCGATATCAGAAAAATAGTAATTGGAAAAGGACAGAATCAAAAGCTTTACTACCCGGATTACGTCATAGTTATTGATGGCCTACCAGTACTAATTGTCGAGGCAAAAGCTCCTAAAGAAAATCTTGAAGAAGCATTGCGTGAGGCGCGTTTGTACGCGAGTGAGATCAATGCTTTATTTCCAAATAAGGTCAACCCTTGTGCAAGAATTATTGCCTCAAATGGAAATCAAACTATTGCATGTAAGTGGGACTCTAATGAAATTGATGTTGAATTCGGGTATTCCGATGTAGATGCGACTAATCCGGAATTCGCGAAGTTTGTCGAGTATTGCGAAAAGAGTATTCTTATTCGAGAGGTGACTAGTCTAAAAAAAGAGAGAAGAAAGGAGACTAAATTTCTAAAGCCAATACACCTACTAGGAGGGAGAACCGTTCAAAATGAATCAGTCGGTGAAAACTCATTTGGTGTGAATATTTCTCTCGAATATAAGTATCTATTTAACCCTGAAAATCTTGAAGAACGGGCTCTGATTGCGAAGAATGCCTATATAGCTTCGAAAAAGAAGCTTTCGCAGGTTGCACACATGGATAAGATCATCAGAAGTTCCGTGAAGCCAGTAAAAGACAATGAATCGGTTATAATTCAGGATACGGCGAAACCGTTAGAGTTTATTGATTTATTGAAAGATAAAAAAAGAATAAAAAATAATGTTTGTCTACTTGTTGGTAGTGTCGGATCTGGAAAAACTACTTTTACTGATTACTTGAGAGAAGTTGCCCTGCCTGAAGATGTTAGGAAAGAAACCTTTTGGGTGCATCTGAATTTAAACAATGCTCCGACCTCCCGTGATGTAATATATGAGTGGGTTATTGACGAGATTCTAAGCGTTATCAAAATGCAAAATACAAGCTTTGATTTTGATGAAGCTGAATTTGTCAAAAAAATATTCGCTCCTCAAATTCTGGCATTCGTCAAAGGGCCCGCGAGTCTTCTCAAAGATAGTAATCCGAATAAATACGATGAGATGTTTGTTGAGCATCTTGTTAGCTTGCAGCGAGATAAAAGATCTTTTTTAAAAGCCGTAATTAAATATTTTTATGTAGATAAAAACAAAATCCTAATGGTCGTGTTTGACAATTCTGATAAGCGAGATAGAGACACCCAGCTTTTGTTGTTTGAAGTGGCAAATTGGCTCAAGGAGTCTTTTGTTTGCACAATATTACTTCCTTTGAGGGACTCAACGTTTGACAATTTTAGAAAAACACCACCTTTAGATACGGTCATTAAAGATATGGTGTTCAGAATTGAGCCTCCCCTGTTAGATAAAGTAATATATGAAAGATTTAGATTTGCAATGAGGGAGATGGAGAAAGACAGCTCTGAATTTTACTATTCCCTCAGTAATGGAATGAGAGTTTCCTGCAATAGAACCGAAATTAAAAAGTATTTACAATGTATATTGACTTCATTGTTTCAAAATCAATTTTTTAAGAGACTCATTACTGGTATTGCAGGACGAGATATAAGAAAAGGGTTGGAAATATTTTTGGACTTTTGTAAGAGTGGACATATTTCAGAAGATGACATCTTGAAAATTCGACAGTCTAATGGAGATTTCACATTACCAAATCATATTATTTCTAGGATTTTTTTTAGAGGTACAAGAAGGTATTATAACGATGAAAATTCTATGGTAAAAAATATTTTTCATTCTTATGCTACCGACGAGATTCCAGATCCTTATATTCGCCATGAAATATTAATCTGGCTAAAGGATAAGTACAGTACACATGGTCCGAATAATATTAAGGGTTTTCATCCGGTTAAGAGTCTTGTGCGCGACATGCTTTCTAGGGGGCACTCCGAGAAACGAATTCTAGATGAGGTTGGAAGCCTAACAAAAGCGGCATGCATTCTTTCCGAGTCGACGTTAGATAGCATTGATGAAAACGATCTCGTATCAATTGCCCCATCGGGTTTCGTTCACCTAGAATTGTCGAGAAGTAATATTGATTATTTATCATCAATTGCTGAAGATTCTCTTTTTAGGGAGCTGGAGAAAGCTCAGAATATTGCCGATAATATGACTGGTAAAAAGCATCAACATATGTCGAAGTTTGCATCGATAGACAATGCTGAAAATTTAATTAAATACTTACAGGAATATAGGGAGTATTTTCTGTCAAATCCTGAGGCTTTCCTGCAATCAGAAGATCAGCAAAAAATATTTTTACTTGATGAGATTCATCAGTTCGTTCAGATGGTTAAAATGAAGGATTCAAGTTACAACGAATTGGAAAAATTGATAGAAAGTTATCCACCAGGATATCAGTGTTCCGCCCGTATATCTCATATTGTTAATTATGGAATATTCGTTGAGTTTGGCCTTCATGGTGTAGGATTTATACACCAATCTCAGACGCCAAATCCTGATTCTTTTTTGGCTTCAGATTACGAGATTGGCGATGAAGTCGCAGTTGAAGTCTTGAGCTTTAGGCGCGATCACAAGAGATTCCTTCTTAAAATATCGGATGCATAG
- a CDS encoding trypsin-like serine protease — protein sequence MKMTPTNALILSLPLLFVTASCSKQQTPESVKPTSSSSIVGGEEITSYKSDIGRHTVAIIANSGNCTGTIIRHDLILTAAHCVNEVAFKNQIYFTLNIAETIMEGDPRMYVSLVDPETGEKFILHKSARLASKVIINDLYDESAEATVENDTGDLALLKFEGGLPEQYQPVRLLDNSKLLKKDAAVDIAGYGSIAVNAEEITEQQRRRHESLGAFVIEDEGKLYAVSYLEGSQLKTAQVKYRTETSNELVVLSQSENGAACSGDSGGPAFLRNNNGEYLLFGVAAMSDITCSSESYYTNVTSPKSRAWLRKAIEQMDR from the coding sequence CATTCTAAGTTTGCCTCTCTTGTTTGTGACTGCTTCCTGCTCAAAGCAGCAAACCCCTGAATCGGTGAAGCCGACATCATCCAGCAGCATTGTCGGCGGAGAAGAGATCACATCTTATAAATCCGACATCGGCAGACACACTGTTGCCATCATTGCTAACAGCGGAAACTGCACGGGAACAATCATCCGCCATGATTTGATTTTGACGGCAGCCCATTGTGTGAATGAGGTAGCGTTCAAGAATCAAATCTATTTCACCTTGAACATTGCAGAAACGATCATGGAGGGCGATCCAAGAATGTATGTCAGCCTTGTCGATCCGGAAACTGGCGAAAAATTTATTTTGCATAAATCAGCACGCTTAGCTTCAAAAGTGATCATCAATGACCTCTACGATGAAAGTGCTGAGGCTACGGTTGAAAACGACACAGGGGATTTGGCGCTGTTAAAATTCGAGGGCGGCTTGCCGGAGCAATATCAACCCGTGCGTCTTCTAGATAATTCGAAACTCCTCAAAAAAGACGCGGCCGTTGATATTGCTGGATACGGATCCATTGCCGTGAATGCGGAAGAAATCACCGAGCAACAGCGCCGTCGTCATGAATCATTGGGAGCTTTTGTTATTGAAGATGAAGGAAAGCTTTATGCGGTTTCTTATCTCGAGGGCTCTCAACTAAAAACGGCGCAAGTGAAGTACCGCACTGAAACGTCGAATGAACTCGTCGTCCTATCACAAAGTGAAAATGGAGCCGCTTGTTCTGGCGATTCTGGCGGCCCGGCATTCCTGAGAAACAATAATGGCGAATATCTTTTATTTGGTGTCGCTGCGATGTCGGACATCACTTGCTCAAGCGAGTCTTACTACACGAATGTGACTTCACCAAAATCAAGAGCGTGGTTACGCAAAGCTATTGAGCAAATGGATAGATAA